In the Bacteroidota bacterium genome, GATCGCATTCAATGTGACCATGGTAGGCATTAAAGATAATTCGATCCGGAAACCAATCAATCGTAAAACTGCTATAATTCCCCAATAAATTCATGTTAAAGCGCTTAATATTATCGGGCTCTGTAAAGGGTTGCACTACAAATTGGGCATTCATGTTATTTGTTACACTCCATTTACTTACTTCAATATCCACTTCATTATTGTAGTTTTTGAGGGCATTGGGATCCCATAAAAAAATTCCTAAAACAGTGTTGGCATCCAGTAAATCCACACGGCTTTTAATATTAAATACATAGCGGCCATATCCGAATTGATTCTTAGAAATCACCTCCGAGCATTTCCATACCCCATCTTGCTTTAAAATTTTTAAATGCAGGTTATCCAATACATCGATAAATACATTTTTAGAAGTATTTACAAAGTAATTTGGTCCGGGACCCACCGGCTCGGGGCTCACCGTTTCCTTAATCATCCATTGATAGCCACTGAACGTAATCGGTTCAAGCGAATACCTTACCTTGGCCATAAAATCAGACTGCATCGAAAGCATTATGGGAAGTACAAAGAGTAAAACCAGGTAGAGAAATTTATTTTTCAGAAAAAATTGATTTTAAATTAGGAACTCATACTGCAATTAATGAAAAAAGTTTCTAAAAAGTTATTTAATTTTCTCAACCAAAATGGTGTTTAGGTTAGTAAAAATAAACTATTTTTGCGGCCCCAATGATTTTATCAAAAACAGTTGCCTTTTATACCTTAGGTTGCAAATTAAATTTTGCCGAAACATCTGCTATTTCGCGACAATTTGTGGAGGGCGGGTATTCTAAAGTAGCCTTTGAATCAGCTGCAGATATATATGTAATAAATACC is a window encoding:
- a CDS encoding glycoside hydrolase family 16 protein; translation: MQSDFMAKVRYSLEPITFSGYQWMIKETVSPEPVGPGPNYFVNTSKNVFIDVLDNLHLKILKQDGVWKCSEVISKNQFGYGRYVFNIKSRVDLLDANTVLGIFLWDPNALKNYNNEVDIEVSKWSVTNNMNAQFVVQPFTEPDNIKRFNMNLLGNYSSFTIDWFPDRIIFNAYHGHIECDPKKISKPINVPIQTWVHKSHNIPVPRQSNIRFNLWLNQGIAPSDNQEQEVIITCFSFSPLVH